In a genomic window of Gossypium arboreum isolate Shixiya-1 chromosome 9, ASM2569848v2, whole genome shotgun sequence:
- the LOC108457471 gene encoding alpha-mannosidase 2-like, giving the protein MPLSSYLGSNRRGGGWTQALLPSSSSVTVKSTPKAHQPRKPRKRTALLNFLFANFFTIALSVSLLFFLLTLFLFGIPKPISSHFKPRSLSRRLSSRRPVTRKKPGSNPYQNGAAVDITTKQLYDKIEFLNKPGGAWTQGWKVSYKGDEWDSEKLKVVVVPHSHNDPGWKFTVEEYYEKQTRHILDTIVETLSKDSRRKFIWEEMSYLERWWRDASDDKRESFTNLVRNGQLEIVGGGWVMNDEANSHYFAIIEQITEGNMWLNDTIGFIPKNSWAIDPFGYSPTMAYLLRRMGFENMLIQRTHYELKKELAWNKNLEYIWRQSWDADETTDIFVHMMPFYSYDIPHTCGPEPAVCCQFDFARVHGFFYGRCPWEYHPIEIDQENVKERALTLLDQYRKKSTLYRTNTLLVPLGDDFRYVSIDEAEVQFRNYQMIFDYINSNPSLNAEAKFGTLDDYFQTLKDEADRINYSLPREIGSAQVVGFPSLSGDFFTYADREQDYWSGYYVSRPFFKAVDRVLEQTLHASEMLMAFLFGYCQRIQCEKLPTMYAYKLTAARRNLALFQHHDGVTGTAENHVVLDYGTRMHTSLQDLQIFMSKAIEVLLGLRQEKSDQNPAQFDPVQMRSKYDALPVHRAISAREGTVQSVVLFNPLEQTREEVVMLVVNRPEVSILDSNWTCVESQVSPELQHDKSKIFTGRHRVHWKASVPAMGLQTYYIANGFVGCEKAKLAKLKLFSNLSSIQCPTPYDCSEVEGDVVEIENQHQTLTFGVKHGLLQKVIQKNGPQNTVAEEISLYSSTGGAYLFVPHGEAVPIIQSGGHLVISEGPLMQEVYSYPKTAWENTPISHSTRIYNGGNTIQEFLIEKEYHVELLGNNFIDKELIVRYKTDIDNKRIFYTDLNGFQMSRRETYHKIPLQGNYYPMPSLAFMQGSNGHRFSVHSQQSLGAASCKQGWLEIMLDRRLAKDDGRGLGQGVVDNRVMNVVFHILIESNISSTSNPISDPQPLSPSLLSHCVGAHLNHPLHAFIAKKPQDINVQTHWNPFSPLTTPLPCDLHIVSFKVPRPAKYSQQQVGDPRFVLMLHRRNWDPSYCRKARSECTTVADEPVNLFNMFKGLAVLNARPTSLNLLHEDTEMLGYTEQIGEVSQEGRVIIPPMEIQTYKLELRAQQ; this is encoded by the exons ATGCCCTTATCCTCCTACCTTGGCAGCAACCGCCGTGGCGGAGGATGGACACAGGCGTTGCTTCCGTCTTCATCATCAGTCACCGTGAAATCAACCCCCAAAGCCCATCAACCTCGAAAGCCACGCAAACGGACGGCTCTCCTCAACTTCCTCTTCGCCAACTTCTTCACCATTGCGCTTTCCGTTTCGCTTCTCTTCTTCCTTTTAACCCTTTTCCTCTTCGGAATCCCCAAACCCATTTCCTCACACTTCAAGCCCCGATCCCTGTCCAGAAGGCTCTCCTCCCGGAGGCCTGTCACCCGGAAAAAACCCGGTTCCAATCCCTACCAGAACGGTGCCGCTGTCGACATAACAACTAAACAATTGTATGATAAAATTGAGTTTTTGAACAAGCCTGGAGGGGCTTGGACACAAGGGTGGAAAGTTTCTTATAAAGGAGACGAATGGGATAGTGAAAAGTTGAAGGTTGTTGTGGTGCCCCATTCTCATAATGATCCGGGGTGGAAGTTCACCGTGGAAGAGTATTATGAGAAGCAAACAAGGCATATACTTGATACCATTGTTGAAACTTTATCAAAG GATAGTCGACGGAAGTTCATATGGGAAGAGATGTCTTATTTGGAAAGGTGGTGGAGAGATGCCTCAGATGATAAAAGGGAGTCTTTCACAAATTTGGTGAGGAATGGTCAGTTAGAAATAGTAGGAGGTGGCTGGGTGATGAATGATGAG GCAAATTCACATTACTTTGCTATAATCGAGCAG ATAACTGAGGGAAATATGTGGCTGAATGACACTATCGGGTTTATTCCAAAGAATTCTTGGGCAATAGATCCCTTTGGTTACTCACCTACCATGGCTTATCTTCTCCGTCGAATGGGCTTTGAGAATATGCTTATTCAAAGAACCCATTATGAGCTGAAGAAGGAACTTGCTTGGAATAAAAATTTGGAATACATCTGGCGTCAAAGCTGGGATGCTGATGAAACTACTGACATTTTTGTGCACATGATGCCATTTTATTCATATGATATTCCTCATACTTGTGGACCAGAGCCTGCCGTTTGTTGTCAGTTTGATTTTGCTCGTGTTCATGGCTTTTTTTATGGACGGTGCCCATGGGAATACCATCCTATAGAGATTGACCAGGAAAATGTGAAGGAGAGGGCACTAACGCTACTAGATCAATATAGGAAGAAGTCAACCCTTTACCGGACAAATACACTTCTTGTACCTCTTGGAGATGATTTCCGCTATGTCAGCATTGATGAAGCCGAAGTGCAGTTTAGAAATTATCAAATGATATTTGATTATATCAACTCTAATCCCAGCTTAAATGCTGAAGCAAAATTCGGTACTTTGGATGACTATTTCCAGACCCTTAAGGACGAGGCTGACAGAATAAATTATTCCCTTCCTAGAGAAATTGGCTCCGCTCAGGTTGTAGGTTTTCCTTCATTATCAGGTGACTTCTTTACTTATGCCGATAGGGAGCAGGATTATTGGAGTGGCTATTATGTATCAAGACCTTTCTTCAAAGCTGTTGATAGAGTACTAGAGCAAACACTTCATGCATCAGAAATGTTGATGGCATTTTTATTTGGTTATTGCCAGAGAATACAATGCGAAAAGCTGCCAACAATGTATGCTTATAAGTTGACAGCTGCGAGGAGGAATTTAGCTCTTTTCCAGCATCATGATGGGGTGACTGGAACTGCCGAGAATCATGTTGTTCTCGATTACGGAACACGGATGCACACTTCTTTACAGGACCTGCAGATTTTCATGTCTAAAGCAATTGAAGTATTGCTTGGACTTCGCCAAGAAAAGTCAGATCAGAACCCTGCCCAGTTTGATCCCGTACAGATGAGATCTAAATACGATGCTCTGCCAGTGCATAGAGCAATCAGTGCTCGGGAAGGAACCGTACAATCAGTTGTACTCTTTAATCCACTGGAGCAAACAAGAGAAGAGGTTGTGATGCTAGTTGTCAATAGACCTGAAGTTTCTATTTTGGACTCGAACTGGACATGTGTTGAAAGCCAGGTTTCTCCTGAACTGCAGCACGACAAAAGCAAGATTTTTACGGGCAGGCATCGAGTTCACTGGAAAGCTTCTGTTCCTGCCATGGGTTTGCAGACATATTATATTGCCAATGGCTTTGTCGGATGTGAAAAAGCTAAACTAGCAAAACTCAAGCTCTTCTCAAATTTGAGTTCAATACAGTGCCCTACACCATATGATTGCTCAGAAGTAGAAGGAGATGTGGTTGAAATTGAGAATCAGCATCAAACTCTCACCTTTGGTGTCAAGCATGGTTTGTTACAAAAGGTAATCCAGAAAAATGGTCCGCAAAATACCGTGGCTGAAGAGATAAGCCTTTACTCAAGTACCGGAGGTGCATACTTATTTGTCCCCCATGGTGAAGCTGTGCCTATAATTCAATCTGGTGGGCATCTGGTTATCTCTGAGGGTCCCTTGATGCAGGAGGTGTACTCTTATCCGAAGACTGCGTGGGAGAATACTCCGATCTCCCATAGTACCCGTATTTATAATGGAGGCAATACGATCCAGGAGTTTCTGATTGAGAAGGAATATCATGTTGAGCTTCTCGGCAACAATTTTATTGACAAAGAATTAATTGTTAGATATAAGACAGATATTGACAACAAAAGAATTTTCTACACTGACTTGAATGGCTTTCAGATGAGTCGGAGAGAAACATATCATAAGATTCCGTTGCAGGGGAATTACTACCCCATGCCTTCTCTCGCTTTCATGCAGGGGTCCAATGGCCATCGGTTTTCTGTCCATTCTCAGCAGTCACTGGGTGCAGCAAGCTGTAAACAGGGGTGGCTAGAGATTATGCTTGATCGTCGTTTGGCGAAAGATGATGGTCGTGGTCTTGGACAAGGTGTGGTGGACAATCGTGTTATGAATGTTGTTTTCCATATCTTGATCGAATCCAACATTTCTTCGACTTCAAATCCCATTTCTGACCCACAGCCTCTGAGTCCATCTCTTCTCTCGCATTGTGTTGGTGCTCACTTGAATCATCCCTTACATGCATTCATTGCCAAGAAGCCACAAGACATTAATGTGCAGACACACTGGAATCCCTTTTCTCCTCTAACTACTCCCTTACCTTGTGATCTTCATATCGTGAGTTTTAAAGTCCCCCGACCAGCCAAATATTCTCAGCAGCAGGTCGGCGATCCTAGGTTTGTTTTAATGTTGCATAGGCGGAACTGGGATCCTTCTTACTGCCGGAAGGCCAGATCTGAGTGCACTACCGTGGCTGATGAACCTGTAAATCTATTCAACATGTTCAAGGGTCTTGCGGTACTGAATGCAAGGCCAACTTCCTTGAATCTTCTACATGAGGATACGGAGATGCTAGGGTACACTGAGCAGATTGGTGAGGTCTCACAAGAAGGCCGTGTAATTATTCCTCCCATGGAAATACAAACATACAAGTTAGAATTGCGGGCACAACAGTAA